The following proteins are co-located in the Leptodactylus fuscus isolate aLepFus1 chromosome 8, aLepFus1.hap2, whole genome shotgun sequence genome:
- the CRYBA2 gene encoding beta-crystallin A2: protein MTSQPMETLGQWKVTVWEEENFQGKRCEFLIECPNIMERGFRRIRSIKVENGPWVGFEYPEFQGQQFILEKGDYPRFEAWSGNSGYRTEHLLSFRPVKCANHSDSKVTLYEGENFQGRKFELCDDYPSLQAMGWCSKEVASVKVNSGAWVAYQFPGYRGYQYVLERDRHNGEYRNYNEYSTQAHTNQIQSIRRIQH, encoded by the exons ATGACCAGCCAGCCAATGGAGACCTTGGGTCAGTGGAAAGTAACGGTGTGGGAGGAAGAAAACTTCCAGGGCAAGAGATGCGAATTCCTCATCGAATGTCCCAACATAATGGAGCGAGGCTTCCGCAGGATCCGTTCCATCAAGGTCGAAAATGGCCC ATGGGTCGGGTTCGAGTACCCAGAATTCCAGGGGCAGCAGTTCATCCTTGAGAAAGGCGATTATCCTCGCTTCGAGGCCTGGAGCGGAAACAGCGGCTACAGAACGGAACATCTCCTGTCCTTCCGACCTGTCAAGTGTGCC AATCACAGCGACAGTAAAGTGACTTTATATGAAGGCGAGAACTTCCAGGGCCGTAAGTTTGAGCTGTGCGATGACTACCCCTCCCTGCAGGCCATGGGCTGGTGCTCCAAAGAGGTGGCGTCAGTCAAGGTCAACTCCGGAGC gtGGGTAGCGTACCAGTTCCCCGGATACAGAGGTTACCAGTATGTGCTGGAAAGAGACAGACACAATGGAGAATACAGGAACTACAATGAATACAGCACTCAGGCTCACACTAACCAGATCCAGTCCATCCGCCGGATCCAACACTAA